A region of the Thalassoroseus pseudoceratinae genome:
ATACCGGCATTGACCGTGAACGAGGGCTAGTCGTTATTCACGTCTAGGAGATAATGACAGTATGGCTAAGTATGCGAAGCATGCCGGTCACTGTGACGACACAGCATCGTTATGAGAGTTGTAGGACTGCTACAAGCATTTGCGAAAGTCACATTGAGGTTGCGATCGATTGTGATACGAAAACGTGTCGCGAATGCTATGTCCTAGTCAGTAGCAAAGGATACCGATCGTGAAACAGGAATGTTCTAGCGAACTATAACAGACACCTCGCGATTATTTGCGGGGGGCTTTCCACTCAATCTTAGTATAAAACAGTTCGGTCCTGGAACCGCAGGAGTATAGTCACTGCATGAGTCGGTTCATGGTGCTGTTTGCTGTTAGCAAAACATCTTGTGAATCATTTACGTCGCTAATCTGGTATGTACAGACCGCTATTTCAACATCGGCAAATACGCATATCCGTCGGCTTGTAGGTTGACGAGTGCGGTGAGTGCTGAGACGGCGACTTGGGCGGACTTGCTGACCTCTTCCGGTCTTGCGTCTTTTGCTGTGAGTGATTGGCCGCAGACCGAAACTTTGACTCCTGCGTTATTCAATTCTCGGAGACAGGCAAGGTTAGGATTGCCGTCTGTTTTGAAGCGGGCTGAATAGGCATTGTTATTCAAAATGGCGAGTGTTGCATCGCCATGCAAAACCACTGCAATGTCCACCTTGACAGGTGTGCGACCGGCGCCAGCATAGATGTTGACGAATCGGCAAACCTTTTCGATGGCGGAGTTCAGTTTGCTTGGGTCACTGCCCTTTGTGATGTCGACAACAATCTTGCTGCCACTGCGAGGTTGATGAACGGCATTCGGAAGTTGCACAACCTTGCCGAAACCTTGGATGGCTGGATGAATATAGTGGGGTTCTGTGGTCTGATTGTCTTGAGGCTTCGACGAAGCCACACTCTTGGTAACGACGCCGTAACAGAGTAGTCCAGCGATCATGACTAATGCAGCAAGCCGAAGATAGATTCTCATAGCTCGTTGACCTTTGAAGTTGCAGTAAGAAGCCAAGCCGACTAGCGACTTGGCTCTGTAACTCATGTCCTGTTAATCTGCGAGACTAGACCTATGTTGCCGAATCGCGTGACGGAATATATTTGGAGATGAAAGCGGGTTCTCCCATTCGTTCGAGCAAGTCAAGTTGCAACTCGAGCCAGCTCATGTGTTCTTCTTCGTCTAGTGCAATTCGCTCGAAGATCGCCCGAGAACCAAGATCGCCATCTTCAACTGCTTGCAATGAAGATCGAGTGTAAAACTCGATGGCTTCTTGTTCGTCGGCCAAATCTGTCTCAAACATTTCTTTAAGGGTTGATGCCCGGACAGGTGGCTTTTCAAGTGTCATTTGAGGATCACCTTTGAGCAGCATGATTCGATTCATGAACTCTTCCGAGTGACCTAATTCTTCTCGCATTTCTTCACGCATTTGCGTGGCCAGCAAACTTAGGCCCCAGTCGTCCAATACGCCTGCATGCAGTTGGTATTGGTGAGTGGCTGTCAGTTCCATTGACAGTGCGGTTTGCAAGTTTTTTATCGACCGTTCCCTTTTCATTCTCAATCTCCTTTAGTTTGAAGTTGTTTGTTGATCGGAACATCATTGATGTCGAAGATCTTAGTGTCGATCAAATGCCGTTGGTATTGTTGACATGGAATCGACAGCGTCACAATTCTTCCCATCACTGGCATTATACCAAAGACGATCCGTGAGTGACAT
Encoded here:
- a CDS encoding bacterioferritin, with translation MKRERSIKNLQTALSMELTATHQYQLHAGVLDDWGLSLLATQMREEMREELGHSEEFMNRIMLLKGDPQMTLEKPPVRASTLKEMFETDLADEQEAIEFYTRSSLQAVEDGDLGSRAIFERIALDEEEHMSWLELQLDLLERMGEPAFISKYIPSRDSAT
- a CDS encoding DsrE family protein, whose product is MRIYLRLAALVMIAGLLCYGVVTKSVASSKPQDNQTTEPHYIHPAIQGFGKVVQLPNAVHQPRSGSKIVVDITKGSDPSKLNSAIEKVCRFVNIYAGAGRTPVKVDIAVVLHGDATLAILNNNAYSARFKTDGNPNLACLRELNNAGVKVSVCGQSLTAKDARPEEVSKSAQVAVSALTALVNLQADGYAYLPMLK